TCGCCCCTACAAATAACACCACCGCGGGACGGCCTCTATGCCGTCCCGACCACTTCTCGCCCCTTTTATTTTCCCAATTTGAGAATCATAATCCACATCGGTTGCTCACCCACATCATAAACTTTGAGCGGCGTGAGACCGCCCGTCTCTTTATCGATGCGATACCCGGCCATCTTATCTGATTGTTGACCCGCTGCAAAGAGGAAATTGCCTTCGGGATCGAGATTGAAAGGACGGGGGATGGGTTCCGTAGGCGTCTGCCCCAATGATTCGAGAGAGCCGTCATCCTGCACAGCGTAGCCCGCGATACTATTGTGTCCGCGATTGGAGATATACAGAAACTTGCCCGAAGGATGAATGTGGATTTGGGCGCAGGTATTGCGCTCCGTAAACCCCTCTGGCAGTGTTGAAAGCGTTTGGCGGGGCGCAAGCGTCCCCTTATCCGGGTTAAAATCATACACCGTAACACTGGACCCATTTTCATTCGCAACATAAACCACATCTAAAGTCGGGTGAAACTCGTAATGCCGCGGACCCTCGCCATAAACCGCATCGACTTTCACGACCTCATTAGGCGCCAACTCACCTGTGGTCTCATCAAAGGTAAATTGATAAATAGCATTGACCGGCATCGTATGCGGCACAAACAGGAATTGATTGGAAGGATCGGGAAAAAAGCAATGCGCGTGTTCATCCGTAGGAATCCACTGGCGATGCGGCGCAAGCACAGCCCCATCTTTGTCAATCGCATTGATCGCGACCGCGCCCTCGCCGTAATACGCAGAAAAAAGATACCGTCCAGTTTTATCCGTACTGATATAACAAGAACCGCCATCAAAAGGCGCAGTGGCAACATGCTCGAGCGCGCCAGTTTCAGGATCAATTTTATAAGTAACGAGCTCTTTGGACTGGCGCAACGCCGCATAGAGATATTTTTGTCGCGGATCCGTGCAAAGCGGACCAATACCGCCTTTGGCGGGAACTTCTTCAACAAGCGTGAGGTCGCCGGTATCGGGATCCATATCATAGCGCAAGAGCTTCTTGTCTTTAGATACAGCGACGTACATGTGATACTTCATACTGGAATCCTTTCTATTGGATTGTTGGGCAAACAAACTGCCCGTTAATGTGACCAGGAAAAGAAAAAAAATTGTTTTCATGGACGCACCTCCAAAAAAGTGGTCGTTATTTGTCCCAATATAGCATTGGATGAAATGGATACAAAGCAGAAAGGAACACCTGCTATAGAGAGGTTCTCGACGGGCTTGACATTGTGACAAGAGCAAAGTTTATTGCTCGGTTGAAACCCTCTTACACCTTCCTCAGGAGAAATATATGAGCAACCAAAAACCCAACATCCTCTTCTTTTTTACTGACGACCAGCGATTTGACACCATTCGCGCGCTGGGCAATACAGATGTGCAAACACCCGTTCTGGATCGCCTCGTGGCACAGGGCACGACCTTTACACACGCACACATACCCGGCGGCACATCGGGTGCAATATGCATGCCCAGCCGCGCCATGTTGCACACGGGACGCACGCTCTTTCACCTCGACGGCGCGGGCCAGGGCATTCCCAACGACCACGTAATGCTGGGCGAACATCTGCAAGCCAACGGCTATCGCACATGGGGCACGGGCAAATGGCACAACGGACCCGCTTCTTTTGCGCGCAGCTTTTCAGACGGCGCAGAGATCTTTTTCGGGGGCATGGACGACCACTGGAACGTACCCGCATTTAATCACGACCCCACCGGCAAATACGACTCCGTACTCCTGCAGTGCCCGAACCCCAACCAATCAAACACCTTAAAAATCCGAAAAGGCGACCACGTAACCGCAGGCAAACACTCCAGCGAATTATTTGCCGAAGGCGCAATTGACTGGCTGGAAAAATACGACACCGACAACCCATTCTTTATGTACATCTCATTCATGGCACCCCACGACCCGCGCACAATGCCGCAAAAATATCTGGACATGTACGACCCCGAAGACATACCGCTCCCCGAGAATTTTATGGGCGGACACCCATTTGACAATGGCGACCTGAAAGTGCGCGATGAAGTCCTCGAAGATTTTCCTCGCGACCCCTACAAAGTGCGTCAACACATTGCCGAATACTACGCCATGATCACGCATTTAGACGCGCAGATGGGGCGCGTACTCGACACAATAAGCGCGTGCGGAATGGCAAATAATACCATCGTCGTCTTTGCCGGGGATAATGGACTCGCCGTGGGGCAGCACGGGCTATTCGGCAAACAGAACATGTACGAACACAGCGTGCGCGTACCCCTGATATTTTCCGGACCGGGCGTACCCGCGGGACAAAGACGATCCGCCTATGTGTACTTACACGATATATTCCCAACCCTGTGCGACTTAATCGGCACCAGCACACCGGACTCCGTGGAAGGCACCAGCCTGGTATCGGCACTCAACAACGGCGATGAACAGGTGCGCGACACCCTGTTCTCTGCGTATCGCGAGTGGCAGCGCATGGTAAAAGACAACAGGTATAAACTCATCGAATACGCCGTAAATGGACGCCGCACAACACAGCTATTCGATCTGGAAAACGACCCACTGGAACTGCACAATCTCGCAGACGACAAAGCGCACGCCAGCAAAGTAGCTGACCTGCGAGAAGTGCTTTTTAAATGGCGCGACGACTGGGACGATGCGAAAAGCGAATGGGGAAAAACATTTTGGGAAGCGTTTTAAAACAAGCGGAAAGGAGACCACCATGGACGTTTCATCTCTGGCGCATAGCCTGACAGAAGAAGAGCGATTGCAGTTTGACCGCGATGGGTATTTAATTATCGAAAATGCTCTCGATCCCGACCACGTCGCGCGCCTGTGCGCCGTGATCGATCGCATAGATGCCGAAACGCGTCCCAAACAAGGCATAGATAAACTCGGGCGCTTGAGCGTCAGAGACTTCATCGGCCTCGACTGGGAATTTGTCGAACTGGTAGATTGGCCCAGGACCATCGCAAAAGTGTGGGATATCTTGAGCTGGAACTTGCAAATCTACCACTCGCACCTCAACGTCACCCCCCCGGTATCAAACGGAACAGGAGGAAAGAATCTGCGCTGGCATCAAGACAGTGCCCTGCTCAATCAGGAATTAGAAACAGACCCCCGCCCCCGCATCTCAATCAAAGTAGCCTACTTTTTAACAGACTGCAGCGAAGATGGTCGGG
Above is a genomic segment from Gemmatimonadota bacterium containing:
- a CDS encoding lactonase family protein, producing MKTIFFLFLVTLTGSLFAQQSNRKDSSMKYHMYVAVSKDKKLLRYDMDPDTGDLTLVEEVPAKGGIGPLCTDPRQKYLYAALRQSKELVTYKIDPETGALEHVATAPFDGGSCYISTDKTGRYLFSAYYGEGAVAINAIDKDGAVLAPHRQWIPTDEHAHCFFPDPSNQFLFVPHTMPVNAIYQFTFDETTGELAPNEVVKVDAVYGEGPRHYEFHPTLDVVYVANENGSSVTVYDFNPDKGTLAPRQTLSTLPEGFTERNTCAQIHIHPSGKFLYISNRGHNSIAGYAVQDDGSLESLGQTPTEPIPRPFNLDPEGNFLFAAGQQSDKMAGYRIDKETGGLTPLKVYDVGEQPMWIMILKLGK
- a CDS encoding sulfatase-like hydrolase/transferase, whose protein sequence is MSNQKPNILFFFTDDQRFDTIRALGNTDVQTPVLDRLVAQGTTFTHAHIPGGTSGAICMPSRAMLHTGRTLFHLDGAGQGIPNDHVMLGEHLQANGYRTWGTGKWHNGPASFARSFSDGAEIFFGGMDDHWNVPAFNHDPTGKYDSVLLQCPNPNQSNTLKIRKGDHVTAGKHSSELFAEGAIDWLEKYDTDNPFFMYISFMAPHDPRTMPQKYLDMYDPEDIPLPENFMGGHPFDNGDLKVRDEVLEDFPRDPYKVRQHIAEYYAMITHLDAQMGRVLDTISACGMANNTIVVFAGDNGLAVGQHGLFGKQNMYEHSVRVPLIFSGPGVPAGQRRSAYVYLHDIFPTLCDLIGTSTPDSVEGTSLVSALNNGDEQVRDTLFSAYREWQRMVKDNRYKLIEYAVNGRRTTQLFDLENDPLELHNLADDKAHASKVADLREVLFKWRDDWDDAKSEWGKTFWEAF
- a CDS encoding phytanoyl-CoA dioxygenase family protein encodes the protein MDVSSLAHSLTEEERLQFDRDGYLIIENALDPDHVARLCAVIDRIDAETRPKQGIDKLGRLSVRDFIGLDWEFVELVDWPRTIAKVWDILSWNLQIYHSHLNVTPPVSNGTGGKNLRWHQDSALLNQELETDPRPRISIKVAYFLTDCSEDGRGNFYIIPGSHLINDYDFPNGDRTSEPKDAIPVLVKPGTAVFFDRRLWHSVSANYWTEARRALFYGYSYRWFRPRDDVTMDHWWDRLDPIRKQLFGNAPTGGYGFTSPTDEDVPLRGWLSEHLGEEAIA